AGTTTATAATCCTGATTACATGCCTTCAGGCAGTCTTCTCTGTCATTAAATCAGAATCTTAATGGAGAAGAATACTAATTAATAACTCTCTTATAACTGAATTAAGATAATATATTTTCCAACACCCCACAAGCTTAAGCTTAGAATATTTTATGCTTCAAATAAGACTAGCAATAAATAAAGAATTTGAATGTTAATTTACGTGGAGTTAATAACTTTGTAATATATGGAATCATCCATTCGTACTCCTCGAGCAACAACCTTGTGTTATTGCTTCATATTAGAAATCAAGTCCCCCAAGAGGCAAGAACGTTAATATTCACTcgaaatatattttttcctggCTTAAAGAATTGCGGAAAAGATATTATGTTCCAAGCTAATCAATTCATGCTAGTCAAGTTCCTAAGGAGGATCAATAGCTTACATTTTATCTAAATACTCACAATAGTTTTTATTATggaaatattaattttgttgAAAAGGCTACTTCAGCAACTCAAAGTTGGAGGGGCGCTATAATGGGGATTGGGTAAAACCTTGTTTCTTTTTCTCCTTGGAAATTTTGAAGATGCGAAATCATGTAGGAGAAACTTCGGGAAGTACACAGTATTTATATATTCAAGATACTTCCATCAACTTTTATTGACATGTAAATGGTGAAGACACTAGCAATATTATAGGCAGATGCGTAAAACTATAAGAAACCATTAATTTCATTTTAACACTAGGATGGTCTTGATTAAGTCCAGTtgaatgagaaatatatattCCACACTTGAAATATATTATGTCAATAGATGTTGAGCTTGTATTTATGATAACCAACTGTAATTATAACGGTTTCATCTTACGTGGTGGATTTTCTTTAATGGTATGCTTGGTTGGATCGAAGTGGCTGATGGAGTTGTTGGTGAAGGTACACACATCTCTTTTTAGATTTTTTGAAGGAAAGACGGAGGAAGTGGGAAAGAGGGTAGGTAGGGAAACCATCTTCAGGTTTAATTGTCAACCTCCGATAAAATTGTGGAGTTGGAGGTGgtgattgtcattgactgatAAACATGAAAGTGTCCCCTGTTGTTGTCTTGTTGTAACTGTACTTGTTTGTTGTATAATTTATCCAGTTTGTTCTGATAACCTTTTGTTTTTGTCTATGTCCTTTTATTCCCCGTTGGATCATTttctgtatttttaaaggtttgaattgtttttgtttttatatttGCAATTTTGACTTCAgtcatttttttttacttgGTTGATTGGCTGTAGATTTTACTCAGCTATTCATTGGAATACTTTTCTGAACTTATACTTtcaaattctgatatatatatttttccatGTTTGATCTTTGTTTTTGTGTAGGTTCCTTGGATGCAAGTCAGCAAGTCAAGATCATTGCTTTTAATGGTGAAGCCAGAAAATTTTCTTGTTGCTGTTGTGCTGGGAGTGTATGTTTCTTCTTCTGTTTTTATTTTTCCTCAAATCATATTAACATACTGGTCATTTGGTAtaatttttcttcaattcagaCCTCTCACAAGTATTGTGCCAGAGCAATTCACATTTTGTGACCTTAGAATTCATTTTACTGGCCTCACTAAACCTTGAGCTAGCTGCATCAGCTAATAGAATTTACCAATGCATGCAGGTTTCTGCATGGAATTCTATTTATTTTCAACGCTTTGGCGGTACAAGTGTTTTCACTAATTTCTAATGGTAAATCAACTTTTGCGAAGAAAGAAAATGCCAGTGCTCTTCTCCTAGTCACGAGTCAGGTAACGTACTGCGTtgtaattaaaattttgattagAAAGATATATATCGTCCTTGGCAGTTTAACAATCTACGGATAAAAGCAGACATATTCAAGTTTAATTAACAAATTGTCAATTTATAATTGATTTTAGTGTGCTTATGTTAACTAGAATGCTATGCGTTGTTATGTGCTGTGTATTGTAGAAAACATTGCCTGTGTTGGTAGCAGTTGTTGAGCAGCTAGGTGGTTCTCTTGGTGAATCTGGCTTGCTGATTCTTCCATGTGTTGCAGCTCATTTAAACCAGGTAAGCCATTTACTTACGCGTGGAACGTGTTTCTCCCACTCATGGATGCTTCATGAGCATAAATCGATTGTTGTTTTGTAGATCATCATTGATTCATTTTTAGTGGGTCTCTGGAAAGAAAAAGAGGACGCACTTGGCAATATCAAGGTTGCATAGACCTCTCGAACGTTTGATACAAATCGAATTTGTAATGATTTTAGATACAAATCGAATTTGTAAAGATTTTAGAAACAAACATGGCATTCATTGATGTCTGGACAATTGGTGGGTATATCAAAGCCAGTCTAAAAATTATGGGCTTGTTTGTTTTatttaatgttatttttaatttctgGTTTTATTTTTTCCCCCCTAGCTTCAGGGCTTATTGTACTTGCCTTGTGATATTATCTCCTGGTGAATTAAAGAATATTTGCTATATAACGTAGCTTCATTATTCTCCATTTGGATAGCTTGATATTTCAGGTTCTTACCAATGAGAGGATCAAGTCTTGAAATTCTCCAGAGGTCTCCCCATTAGGCACATAACCtatcaaattaattaattttataaaaagttaaattttgcAGACTTGCTCCttcaaaaaaaacaaaacaaaacaaaattgcAGATTGGCCTATTAAGAAGATAAagtttgaatttaaaaaaaataaaattctacaaaATAGGAGATCAATAAATAAAAACTACTCTTTATAAATACCAAACTGTTGCTATAACAATTTATCTTCTTACCGCGGCTGCCCGGCATTATAGCAACTCGCCGGTAATTTCAATTCCGTGCTTGGCAAGTGGTGAAATAGCAACTGGAGAGTTGCTTATTTTTTTAACGAAAGCAATTACCATCTCATATCAGAAGGTAGCAAAATTTGCAATCCAACCCAAACTATTCGATCCTGAAACCAGACCCGACATCCATCCCAAACGGTTTCGAAACCTCCTAACTTACTTCTCATAAGCATTAAACATAGCAACAAGGCGTCGGTTAAACCTCTACGAATAACACGAAAGATGCAAAAAATAAAGAATGCTACTATAAAATCAAGAAGAGCTATTTATCAACACCACTTTTCCTTTTATGTTACACGCAGCAATGAATACATAAAAGCAAGGTCAATCACACAGCGCCATGGGCTTCACACTTGAAGCGTACCCTCTGACTAATGTAAGTACTCTTGATCTACACTTTTTGCCTTTCAAAACTTCACTACTTGTGAAAAATATAAACTGCAACAAGAATGGAACTTTTGTTTCAAGTACATGATTAAGATAGAAGATCAAATGGAGCTCCTGCAGCTAATATCTTCGtatggatattcatcagttagtggTACATACCAACCTTTCTGAAAAATACAACTATACCATTGACGTGTTCACTTCTTCCTGTTCTTATTTCTATTTGCTTTTATAAACTTTCGAGTTGACTTGTCACCACCACCACTGCCTAATGAGAAACTTCCATCAGATCCCTGAAATGGAGATGGGTTCTGTGGAGTAACTTGATTTTGTTCTCCGCCAAATGAGAAGGGATTCACTGATGATGCAGCTGTTGATCCAAACATGAAGCCAGATGGTGACGGAGAGACAGCAGGTTGACCAAATACAGGAATAGAAGGGGCAGAATACTGCACCGGATCCTCAGCCATGCTATCGTCTGTATTCATTTGGTCACCATTTCCTGGAGAAGCTGCAGAACTAGAAGGTAAGTTCCCAAACATCGATTGGGAAATATTTGGAGGCGTTGAAGACATGGATGGAGAAGCATCACCAAATGAAAAAATGGGACCGGATGAACTGGTGGTTGAATTAAAAATTGAAGAATTAGAACTTGTAGAAGCAAAGGTAGCTGAAGCTGCACCATAAGAAAATCCCTTAAAGGGAGAAGTAGAAGTAGTAGAACCAAATACATTAGAAGGGGTATTGGAGCTTAAGAAGTTACTAGCTGAAGAGGGAGCCGAAGAGCTAGCACCAAACTTAAATACATCAGAAGCACCACTGCTGAAAGAGCTAGCAGTGTTAGGGACTGAAGAGGGAGCCGAAGAGCTGGCACCAAACTTAAATATCCCAGAAGCATCACTGCTGAAAGAACTAGTGGTATAAGTATTAGAAACTGAAGACATAACAGAACTCCCAGTAAATCTGAATAAACTCTTTGCTGGCTCACTACTGGAAGCAACAGCAATGGAATCTGGTGTAGAGGCTGAAGAATTAAAGCTAAAAGTTTGGTGTTGAGTAAACTGAGAATTGAATGAGGATGTGCCAAAAGAAATGCTGCTATTCATATTTGAGGATGGTACCAATACAGATGAAACAGATTGTGTTGATGTGCTTTGTGAGACATTTTCAACACCAGACACCAAAAATTTATTGGCACCGGCAAAAGGAGAATGTTGAAGATCACGTACACTTGAGTAACAGGCTGAAGTATCAAGTCCTGAAGTGCCACTTCCAGAGTTGCCCGCAGCAAATGAGGCAACAGCGGAATGCTTTCCACTTGAGAAGACGAAATTTGGTTCTTTCTCAGCTTTGGTTTTCAAATCAACTAATGCTGAATCATTGGCAGTTAATGCTGCTGAAACTGTATCATTGGCAGTTAATGCTGCTGAAACTGTAGTGGTTGGATCTACAAAGGCACCAAATGCTGCAACAGGTCCCACCTAAAACTGAAGGTGCCACATTTGACCCAAAAAGGTTTCCACTGATAGCGGCTGAAGTGCTACTGCCATTCCCATTAGAGCCAAAGCTTGCAATGCTGGTCGAAGGGTTAAATAAACTAGAGCTAGCTGTGGATATTTGATTGGCATCACAAGCAGAAATTGCAGTTATTGACACCACAGGGGAACTTAAAACAAGTGGTCCATTCAATGCAGTGGAAGGTACGGTATGTGAATTTCCATTTGCTTCTCCAGCCTTCAGTGGATGCAGAATATCACTTTGATCTGACTTCGGAATTACCAACTGTGAGCTAGTTGCAGAAGGAAGAACGGTAACCAAGCTGCACGTGCAGGTACAAAAATTAAAACAATGATAACATGGCATGTGCTAATGTCAAACTGGAAAATAAAGACCACTTTATCCTAGTTTTAGCTCAAATATTTCTAATTAAAAGAACCATACCTTACCAACCAGGTTGTATTTAATGCGGCATCAGTCCCCACTCCCCATAAACCTTAAAGCTAACCACTTTACCAAACGGGGTATTGCAgtttgtttgccaagttgagaATGGCATCATCATTCAATAGAATGATACCTTAATATGGTTACCAGTCAATAAGACCAGGCAATACTAATTTAAAGCTTCAAGCAAGGTTGGCTTACTTCTTCTACAGGGCATCTAGTTCAATGACCAAAAATGGACACAACAAGATAAAGGTCTCAAACTGAAGTTGGAAAAGTCGATGAATGCTTATAGATCATTTGAGCCACTCTTAGCCCCATAATCGCAATTTCAAAAGTCGGGAAAAAGCGGATAAAAATAGAAATATATGAGCAGGGCATATCCAAATTCCTAGTTCTAAAAATTGCATGTCATGGGCACAGGGAGAAAAGATAATAAATTGCTTTCACTGACTAACCCGCTGGAGTTTTCTGATTTCAACACTGTCACTCCGTTGCTTGATCCAGAAGGCAAGGGAGGTTTATCAACAGTTCTGGAGCTAAAGTGAGACGAGGGAGGCAAATCCTTGGTTCCCTTTAGTTTGCCAAACAAATCAATTGAATGAGGATTAACTTCAGATTGGATAGCTGCACTTAAAGGAGGGAAAACGGTGCCACAATTTCCCAGTCCAATCATGTGCCCACCAAGAGTACCACTTTCAGTTGTTTTGTTTGAAATATGCCCTGAAGGAATTATAGCTTTTGGTTGATTATTTGCTTTCAGAAGCATGGGTTCTTTGGTAACTGAGGCACCATTGTCAACAAAAGGAATGTCATTTGGTATTTTTCCTTCAGAAATTTGTCCAGATGCAATCTCATAACAATTGATGTCATCATCCTGAATCATTAAAAAAGCCATAAAATAAAGATCATAATTTTGATTTAATGAatgtaaaataaaatgaaacttAATTACGATTTAAGCTGTTGGAAGGTGGAACATGACATATTTTAACTAAGGAGGATGAATATGCACAACGACAGAACATGCACCAGAGAGAAATTGTACACTTGATTTAAACTGTGAAATAAATCTCTGATTGCTGCTACATCATGCGATTCAAATGATACTAAATTGAATGACCAAACAAAGTAGACTAACTAATGCATAAGTTAAAGAAACACCCTACCTCTTGTGCACTCATCCTAAAAGCTCTCTCCTCAAGAGGAGGTTGAGCTACAccatttttaacaataaaatgaACAGTTTCACTATCAGGCGCAGGAGCTTTTAAGGACTCCACAATATCGTTCTTCATTGCAGTGGACGTATTCTCTATTTTTTGACCATCTTGAAAATTCAGAAGCAACTGCGGGGAAACAACATCCTCCTTGATCTTTACAGCTTGTCCGCCAAGCATGCTGGATGTCAATCTAAGAGGGGGTTTATCCCGCAACTTAACTAACTTAGATTCTGGTGACTTTTCCTTTGG
This Primulina eburnea isolate SZY01 chromosome 2, ASM2296580v1, whole genome shotgun sequence DNA region includes the following protein-coding sequences:
- the LOC140820673 gene encoding LOW QUALITY PROTEIN: uncharacterized protein (The sequence of the model RefSeq protein was modified relative to this genomic sequence to represent the inferred CDS: deleted 1 base in 1 codon); translated protein: MATSGEAEAAAAAAAATSGAGGKFRKIPFRRVHRQTTPYDRTPASARGINSYDNGRNNSGSLFAKLVVDPAYKLINYGASRFFASVFHKRLPPTPPQPTEVNGDLIDEPHEVVSNDQSGAQKSKGGALTQPLNSSSGSGISELEQVLKQKTFSRSEVDHLIELLQSRAVESSSRVESQRTEKVVSDSGRHPIASGPLEKNINEGDISQGVVSAPIINSRVIEDNLASPAELAKAYMGSRPSKVSPSMLGTQSLAENGLVTPKSQGRLAIYSMARNPYSRIHPYSIQKGIRFTNIGNAGPSMSSYHSLVEQNEKFESQPLVLKRKNSVLNDDLGSVGPIRRIKQKPNLLASKTSVTASGVESGSGSVLVSSKQKLPLNVKPKNSVSKTVGENQDDSNPSASYYAHVPSRSSEVAARILQHLEKLTPKEKSPESKLVKLRDKPPLRLTSSMLGGQAVKIKEDVVSPQLLLNFQDGQKIENTSTAMKNDIVESLKAPAPDSETVHFIVKNGVAQPPLEERAFRMSAQEDDDINCYEIASGQISEGKIPNDIPFVDNGASVTKEPMLLKANNQPKAIIPSGHISNKTTESGTLGGHMIGLGNCGTVFPPLSAAIQSEVNPHSIDLFGKLKGTKDLPPSSHFSSRTVDKPPLPSGSSNGVTVLKSENSSGLVTVLPSATSSQLVIPKSDQSDILHPLKAGEANGNSHTVPSTALNGPLVLSSPVVSITAISACDANQISTASSSLFNPSTSIASFGSNGNGSSTSAAISGNLFGSNVAPSVLVGPVAAFGAFVDPTTTVSAALTANDTVSAALTANDSALVDLKTKAEKEPNFVFSSGKHSAVASFAAGNSGSGTSGLDTSACYSSVRDLQHSPFAGANKFLVSGVENVSQSTSTQSVSSVLVPSSNMNSSISFGTSSFNSQFTQHQTFSFNSSASTPDSIAVASSSEPAKSLFRFTGSSVMSSVSNTYTTSSFSSDASGIFKFGASSSAPSSVPNTASSFSSGASDVFKFGASSSAPSSASNFLSSNTPSNVFGSTTSTSPFKGFSYGAASATFASTSSNSSIFNSTTSSSGPIFSFGDASPSMSSTPPNISQSMFGNLPSSSAASPGNGDQMNTDDSMAEDPVQYSAPSIPVFGQPAVSPSPSGFMFGSTAASSVNPFSFGGEQNQVTPQNPSPFQGSDGSFSLGSGGGDKSTRKFIKANRNKNRKK